A genomic segment from Candidatus Hydrogenedentota bacterium encodes:
- a CDS encoding transposase, whose product MDKCSTSGRDAQAQRMAMKRQSARMLTEAMVGAGLSKWEAEALVASVEEVYFSDPELTPVLDGQLRYSCVRADEGPGKPLSACRKVSVTLTVLHREDKQDVSGLGAGGMSAEILQCEPGCARRRTIPVHCRRSHAQRNASRPGGAPSALRRPAGRWDGLKGYLTNTDRPPQAVIENYGPLWQVEKAFRISKTDLRIRPMHHRRRRRIEAHVLVAFVAYTIYKELERRLHLAKVAISPQCAAELTQTMYELTFRLPNDPQERRTLLQMDEEQQRLYDLFT is encoded by the coding sequence ATGGATAAGTGTAGCACGAGCGGAAGGGATGCACAAGCGCAGCGGATGGCGATGAAGCGCCAAAGTGCGCGGATGTTGACGGAGGCAATGGTGGGGGCGGGGTTGTCGAAGTGGGAGGCGGAGGCGCTGGTCGCCAGTGTGGAGGAGGTGTATTTCTCGGATCCGGAATTGACGCCGGTGCTGGACGGGCAATTACGGTATAGTTGCGTACGGGCGGACGAGGGGCCGGGCAAACCGCTTTCGGCGTGCCGGAAGGTGTCGGTGACGTTGACGGTATTGCACCGGGAAGACAAACAAGACGTATCGGGCTTGGGCGCCGGCGGGATGAGCGCGGAAATCCTCCAGTGCGAACCTGGATGCGCTCGACGGCGAACAATACCCGTTCATTGTCGCCGCTCGCATGCGCAACGAAACGCAAGCCGTCCAGGAGGAGCTCCTTCGGCGCTGCGCCGGCCTGCGGGCCGGTGGGACGGCCTGAAGGGTTACCTGACGAACACCGATCGGCCACCCCAGGCGGTGATTGAGAACTACGGCCCACTGTGGCAGGTGGAGAAGGCCTTCCGTATCTCCAAGACGGACCTGCGCATTCGGCCCATGCACCACCGCCGACGTCGTCGCATTGAAGCCCACGTACTTGTGGCCTTCGTCGCCTACACCATTTACAAGGAACTTGAACGCCGCCTACATCTTGCCAAGGTCGCGATCAGCCCCCAATGCGCGGCTGAACTAACCCAGACCATGTACGAGTTGACCTTCCGCCTGCCCAACGACCCGCAAGAACGTCGAACGTTGTTGCAGATGGACGAGGAACAGCAGCGGCTGTACGACCTTTTCACTTGA